The proteins below are encoded in one region of Synchiropus splendidus isolate RoL2022-P1 chromosome 13, RoL_Sspl_1.0, whole genome shotgun sequence:
- the LOC128769487 gene encoding zinc finger and BTB domain-containing protein 14-like: protein MSDLLRYIDYDHKATFLKMLNQQRMEGEHCDVVVVVENIEFRAHRCVLAACSNYFKKLFKKQNEEDNSIVELDFIRSDIFEEVLNYMYTARLAVRKKDINMMMSSGQILGINFLDNLCTQKRELTNMKTRENQAPGDHGMRAQDAILKELAMEEVRKNSFYDQGMDGMGAGGSHVAPAHNYNTSLGKEQHNHGWGSSTSSDMKLEYLLYGHRDHGTCQTPAAKPMDHTAKKERLLTANRPYGCEHCPKAFTTAAHLKEHLKIHSGFKPHRCVVCGKAFIRGPDLKRHERVHSNERPFACQLCEKAFKHKSHLKDHERQHRGERPFNCGSCEKAFIKASDLKRHWNTMHSGNPRRQMSLSPAASHAPVDTGDQRDWKLETGPHSHASGDC from the coding sequence ATGTCCGACTTGCTGAGATACATCGACTATGACCACAAGGCCACTTTCCTGAAGATGCTGAACCAGCAGCGGATGGAAGGTGAGCACTGcgacgtggtggtggtggtggagaacATCGAGTTCCGGGCGCATCGCTGTGTCCTGGCCGCCTGCAGCAACTACTTCAAGAAGCTTTTCAAGAAGCAGAACGAAGAGGACAACTCCATTGTGGAGCTGGACTTCATCCGCTCCGACATCTTCGAGGAGGTGCTCAACTACATGTACACAGCGCGGCTGGCGGTCCGGAAGAAGGACATCAACATGATGATGTCGTCCGGCCAGATCCTGGGCATCAACTTCCTGGATAACCTTTGCACGCAGAAGCGCGAGCTGACCAACATGAAAACCCGCGAGAACCAGGCGCCCGGAGACCACGGCATGCGGGCTCAGGACGCCATCCTGAAGGAGCTGGCCATGGAGGAGGTGCGCAAGAACAGCTTCTACGACCAGGGCATGGATGGCATGGGCGCCGGCGGCTCGCATGTGGCACCCGCGCACAACTACAACACCAGCCTGGGCAAAGAGCAGCACAACCACGGCTGGGGCTCGTCCACCTCCAGCGACATGAAGCTGGAGTACCTGCTGTACGGGCACCGGGATCACGGCACCTGTCAGACGCCCGCCGCCAAGCCCATGGACCACACCGCCAAGAAGGAGCGGCTGCTGACCGCCAACCGCCCCTATGGCTGTGAGCACTGCCCCAAAGCCTTCACCACCGCCGCACACCTCAAAGAGCACCTGAAGATCCACTCGGGCTTCAAGCCGCACCGCTGCGTGGTCTGCGGCAAGGCCTTCATCCGCGGCCCGGACCTGAAGCGCCACGAGCGGGTGCACAGCAACGAGAGACCCTTCGCCTGCCAGCTCTGCGAAAAGGCCTTCAAGCACAAGTCGCACCTGAAGGACCACGAGCGGCAGCACCGCGGCGAGCGGCCCTTCAACTGCGGCTCCTGCGAGAAGGCCTTCATCAAAGCCTCGGACCTGAAGCGCCACTGGAACACCATGCACAGCGGGAACCCTCGCAGACAGATGTCGCTGTCGCCCGCCGCCTCCCACGCGCCGGTGGACACCGGCGACCAGAGGGACTGGAAGCTGGAGACCGGGCCGCACTCGCACGCCTCCGGAGACTGCTGA